From Deltaproteobacteria bacterium, a single genomic window includes:
- a CDS encoding pyridoxamine 5'-phosphate oxidase family protein, producing the protein MLNRPMRRAKNAVTDPAELERIIRASPVMRLAMSQNDEPYVVPLSFGYDGAALYFHGATQGLKLDILRRNPRVCCLFEHGLALAPKGDNPCAWGFTYATVIAHGIARHIEEPARKLAALQIIADQYARQGERVPGEHIGNVEVWKIEILKMTGKQAG; encoded by the coding sequence ATGTTGAACCGCCCCATGCGCCGCGCAAAGAACGCCGTCACCGATCCCGCCGAACTGGAGCGCATCATCCGGGCCAGCCCGGTCATGCGGCTGGCCATGAGCCAAAACGACGAGCCGTACGTCGTGCCCCTGTCCTTCGGGTACGACGGCGCGGCCCTCTATTTCCATGGCGCGACGCAAGGCCTCAAGCTCGACATCCTGCGCCGCAACCCGCGCGTGTGCTGCCTTTTCGAGCACGGGCTGGCGCTTGCCCCCAAGGGCGACAATCCCTGCGCCTGGGGTTTCACTTATGCCACGGTCATCGCGCACGGTATTGCCAGACACATCGAGGAGCCGGCCCGCAAGCTTGCCGCCCTGCAGATCATCGCGGATCAGTATGCACGACAGGGCGAACGCGTTCCAGGGGAACACATCGGCAACGTGGAGGTCTGGAAGATCGAAATTCTCAAAATGACGGGAAAACAGGCCGGATAA
- a CDS encoding twin-arginine translocation signal domain-containing protein yields MLSHLDRRDFLKLGGLAAAGVAALTLPRFSWAGVKAARLDDCMSMSAQDMAERSRLVVDSMRYIDDVVASIGNAEVRGIVAGIVKNPAPTIMESLMDEKNRWAVYEELKAAGWTELEFNKFLPPVRDAAKSPQPFLSAPGSGYGSHHCYPGGLVTHTALNLQASLAIHAGYKDVYGFDLDRDTVIASQVLHDLHKPWVFQWEASGSSRTEQKLAGTGEHHPLSVAESVRRGLPAEICVAQACAHKHPGFAKDEAEVVPWLKTAAILTGVDPVRKGLLDSTGTLPQPRRMEGFVCHLGDHDFVLTVPAAQWLIPVMKDIAATEYGIQGEGESATRRFNALRNYVFSQTTVMNLYALYSTKGRDALAATVRSMVTA; encoded by the coding sequence GTGCTTTCGCATCTCGATCGTCGTGACTTTCTGAAACTTGGCGGTTTGGCGGCTGCCGGGGTCGCCGCCCTGACTTTGCCGCGTTTTTCCTGGGCAGGGGTCAAGGCCGCGCGCCTGGATGACTGCATGTCCATGTCGGCCCAGGATATGGCCGAGCGTTCCAGGCTCGTTGTCGATTCCATGCGCTACATTGACGACGTGGTTGCCTCCATCGGCAATGCCGAAGTTCGCGGCATCGTGGCCGGCATCGTCAAGAATCCGGCTCCGACCATCATGGAGTCGCTCATGGACGAAAAAAATCGTTGGGCCGTTTATGAGGAACTCAAGGCCGCCGGGTGGACCGAGCTGGAGTTCAATAAATTCTTGCCGCCCGTGCGGGACGCGGCCAAAAGTCCCCAGCCGTTTCTTTCCGCGCCGGGTAGCGGATACGGGAGCCATCACTGCTATCCCGGCGGGCTTGTCACCCACACGGCGTTGAATCTGCAGGCGTCCCTGGCCATCCACGCCGGGTACAAGGACGTTTATGGCTTTGATCTGGACAGGGACACGGTCATCGCCTCCCAGGTCTTGCACGATCTGCACAAACCATGGGTTTTTCAGTGGGAGGCCAGCGGCTCCAGCCGGACGGAGCAGAAATTGGCTGGCACCGGCGAGCATCATCCGTTAAGCGTGGCCGAGAGCGTGCGGCGCGGTCTGCCCGCCGAAATCTGCGTGGCTCAGGCCTGCGCCCACAAGCATCCGGGCTTTGCCAAGGATGAGGCCGAGGTCGTGCCCTGGCTCAAGACCGCGGCCATTCTGACGGGTGTCGATCCTGTCAGGAAAGGCCTCCTCGATTCTACCGGAACCCTGCCCCAGCCGCGTCGCATGGAAGGCTTCGTCTGTCATCTGGGGGACCACGACTTTGTTCTGACCGTGCCGGCTGCCCAGTGGCTTATCCCGGTCATGAAGGATATCGCGGCCACGGAGTACGGCATCCAGGGCGAGGGCGAGAGCGCGACGCGGCGCTTCAATGCCCTGCGCAATTACGTCTTTTCCCAGACCACGGTCATGAATCTCTACGCCCTGTACAGCACCAAGGGCCGGGATGCCTTGGCCGCCACGGTCCGGAGCATGGTCACGGCCTGA